In Paraflavitalea devenefica, a single window of DNA contains:
- a CDS encoding response regulator, with product MAVNILIYEDNASLRESLSNLLTLTEEYLVVGAFAGCTAVEKQVKTLQPQVILMDIDMPEINGIKAVKQIRTFNQEVQIIMLTVFDDNTHVYEALCAGANGYLLKKYVSDKLVHSIQEVLHGGAPMSPTIARMVITNMLQPATTPAANDYQLTNREKEILQSLSKGNSFKLIAADLCISLDTVRTHIKRIYDKLHVRSQIEAVSKAINEKLV from the coding sequence ATGGCTGTTAACATACTTATTTACGAGGACAATGCCAGCCTGCGGGAAAGCCTCAGCAACCTGCTGACACTTACAGAGGAATACCTCGTTGTGGGAGCTTTTGCGGGTTGCACAGCCGTGGAAAAGCAGGTGAAGACATTACAGCCCCAGGTGATCCTGATGGACATTGACATGCCAGAGATCAATGGTATTAAGGCCGTAAAGCAGATCCGTACGTTCAACCAGGAAGTACAGATCATTATGCTTACGGTCTTTGACGACAACACGCATGTGTATGAAGCCCTGTGCGCAGGGGCCAATGGTTACCTGCTTAAGAAGTATGTTTCGGACAAACTGGTGCATTCCATCCAGGAGGTATTGCATGGCGGAGCACCCATGAGTCCTACCATTGCGCGGATGGTGATCACTAATATGCTGCAACCCGCCACCACTCCTGCCGCCAACGATTATCAACTTACCAACCGCGAAAAGGAAATACTGCAATCCCTCTCGAAAGGCAATAGCTTCAAGCTGATTGCCGCCGACCTGTGTATCAGCCTCGATACCGTACGCACCCATATTAAACGCATTTACGACAAGCTCCACGTACGCTCACAGATAGAAGCAGTGAGTAAGGCGATCAATGAAAAATTAGTGTAG
- a CDS encoding IPT/TIG domain-containing protein, producing MKSILYRSFLLWCIVLLATACKKVNDNEGGADQAPVINSITPDKGPQGTVVTIHGHHFSATAGNNTVKFNDKTATVTTAGNDKLVVTVPKGASTGPVTVTVNGKAATGPVFTYTFGATVTTLAGSTQGFADGTGAAAKFDSPSDVCVDDDGNVYVADRLNQRIRKITPAGVVTTLAGSTLGYVDGVGGAAKFSMPRGLGIGNGGIYVADETNHRIRKVTLGGTVTTIAGSGQVGFGDSTVTEARFYHPYDVCVSRYGSIFVVDEANHRIRKIRNGQVTTLAGKYEGAADGAGAAAGFAYPTGIAVGPNGGPAYIADGYSNGIRKLTFETVIGGVLVDDDTATGIPVTKVMIKTLIESTGGYVDGPINTAQIGLVYNLCVDAAGNVIIADGGNQKVRMITPGGQVTTLAGSTLGYTDGPGASAKFNMSGGIAVDKDGNIYVADTNNHRIRKITLE from the coding sequence ATGAAAAGCATTCTCTATCGAAGCTTCCTGTTATGGTGTATTGTATTACTGGCAACAGCCTGCAAAAAAGTCAATGATAATGAAGGGGGGGCTGACCAGGCCCCTGTTATTAATTCTATTACGCCTGATAAAGGGCCACAAGGAACTGTGGTGACCATTCACGGCCATCATTTTTCTGCTACTGCCGGAAATAATACCGTTAAGTTCAATGATAAAACAGCTACTGTAACTACCGCCGGCAATGATAAACTGGTAGTAACCGTACCCAAGGGCGCCAGCACCGGGCCGGTAACAGTAACGGTGAATGGCAAAGCGGCCACTGGACCGGTATTCACCTATACCTTTGGCGCCACCGTTACCACCCTTGCCGGCAGCACCCAGGGATTTGCAGACGGTACAGGAGCAGCGGCCAAATTTGATTCTCCTTCTGATGTGTGCGTGGATGATGATGGGAATGTATATGTAGCTGATCGGCTCAACCAGCGTATCCGTAAGATCACGCCGGCCGGCGTGGTAACTACGCTGGCGGGGAGTACGCTTGGGTATGTGGATGGCGTGGGGGGCGCTGCCAAATTCAGCATGCCCCGAGGTTTAGGCATAGGCAACGGCGGTATTTATGTGGCCGATGAGACCAATCACAGGATTCGAAAGGTTACCCTGGGCGGTACGGTAACTACGATTGCCGGCAGCGGACAGGTAGGCTTCGGAGACAGCACGGTAACAGAGGCAAGGTTCTATCATCCTTATGATGTATGTGTGAGCAGATACGGGTCGATCTTTGTTGTTGACGAGGCCAATCACAGGATCCGTAAGATCAGGAATGGGCAGGTAACTACACTGGCTGGTAAATATGAAGGGGCTGCTGATGGCGCAGGTGCTGCTGCGGGGTTTGCATATCCTACCGGCATTGCCGTGGGACCTAATGGCGGGCCGGCTTATATTGCTGATGGATATAGTAATGGCATCAGGAAGTTGACTTTTGAGACCGTTATTGGTGGTGTGTTGGTGGATGATGACACGGCTACAGGCATCCCTGTTACCAAAGTGATGATCAAAACCCTTATAGAATCCACTGGCGGATATGTAGATGGCCCCATCAATACTGCCCAGATTGGCCTGGTCTATAACCTTTGCGTGGATGCTGCCGGCAATGTAATTATAGCGGATGGTGGTAACCAGAAGGTGCGTATGATCACACCGGGCGGCCAGGTAACCACCCTTGCGGGCAGTACGTTGGGCTATACCGATGGCCCTGGTGCTTCGGCAAAATTCAATATGTCTGGCGGCATCGCTGTGGATAAAGATGGGAATATTTATGTGGCAGATACCAATAACCACCGCATCCGTAAGATCACGCTGGAGTAA
- a CDS encoding DUF4890 domain-containing protein: MKKLLTLVIIMGCAAFSAVQAQDAQRGMMAKRMTDSMTVQLGLTGEQVSKVLAINEAFAGKATEIRNEGGSKPDRLKKLKAANGDRNKALKAVLTEEQFKTYKANRKENHAKVKERYKQLKEG, translated from the coding sequence ATGAAAAAGCTATTGACCTTAGTGATCATTATGGGTTGTGCAGCTTTCTCTGCCGTACAGGCACAGGATGCGCAAAGAGGAATGATGGCAAAGCGCATGACCGATTCAATGACCGTGCAACTGGGCCTTACCGGAGAACAGGTATCTAAAGTGCTGGCTATTAATGAAGCATTTGCCGGGAAAGCCACTGAGATCAGGAATGAGGGTGGCAGTAAACCGGACAGGCTCAAGAAACTAAAAGCTGCCAATGGTGATCGCAACAAGGCATTGAAGGCTGTACTTACCGAAGAGCAGTTCAAAACCTATAAAGCCAACAGGAAAGAGAACCATGCCAAAGTCAAAGAACGGTACAAGCAATTAAAAGAAGGATAA
- a CDS encoding LytR/AlgR family response regulator transcription factor, whose amino-acid sequence MIRLVIIEDEPVTARNLYHNIREAEEDTTLVTTLDSVQQSVAWLTAHPQDYDLLFMDIRLVDGLSFNIFDQVTINSPIIFVTAYDDYALQAFKTNGIDYILKPFDKPELERALLKFKTLRGNAGCRESDPPLPEITAQLKHAYNNFRQFFLVQVRDKLIPVAVKDIAWFYTINETSWAYTFDKRKLMMDFTLEQLQQQLHPHDFFRANRQFIIQRKAIAEVEFYFNGRLLLKADPPTEENILISKARVPAFKAWMNT is encoded by the coding sequence ATGATACGCCTTGTAATAATAGAAGATGAGCCGGTTACTGCCCGCAACCTGTACCACAACATCCGCGAAGCAGAAGAGGATACTACGCTGGTCACTACCCTCGATAGTGTACAGCAATCTGTAGCATGGCTTACTGCCCATCCGCAGGATTATGACCTTCTCTTCATGGATATACGGCTTGTGGATGGCTTGTCATTCAACATCTTTGACCAGGTTACCATTAACAGCCCCATCATATTTGTTACAGCCTATGATGATTATGCCTTACAGGCTTTTAAAACCAATGGCATTGATTATATTCTGAAACCTTTTGACAAGCCAGAACTGGAAAGGGCCTTACTTAAATTCAAAACACTGCGGGGTAATGCAGGCTGCCGGGAATCTGACCCCCCCCTGCCGGAAATCACTGCCCAGCTCAAACATGCCTATAACAACTTCAGGCAATTCTTCCTGGTACAGGTAAGGGATAAACTCATCCCGGTGGCCGTCAAAGACATTGCCTGGTTTTATACCATCAACGAAACCTCCTGGGCCTATACATTTGATAAGCGGAAACTGATGATGGATTTCACATTGGAACAATTGCAGCAACAGCTACATCCACATGATTTTTTCCGGGCTAACCGACAATTCATCATTCAGCGGAAAGCGATTGCCGAAGTGGAATTCTACTTTAATGGCCGGCTTTTGCTGAAGGCCGATCCTCCCACAGAAGAAAATATTCTCATAAGCAAAGCCCGCGTGCCAGCATTCAAGGCCTGGATGAATACATAA
- a CDS encoding sensor histidine kinase — MELPVNRKVKLYSALFITAVVSLPRLLAMNRGGVLAKLTPFNPYQWILQVSISFGFCWLLFYLNSNRLQDFNKPWQFRKHGGILLYNLLVTFACALTAGVFSHLLFHRTGVYRLDGYMFRLLSIAFLIAVELKILASVYQVQLRDRENDSLRHANTMMELALLKTQLNPHFFFNALSSLSGVVREDPGKAQQYIAHLSRIFRYSFSKSKQSLVNLEEELNEIHAYGELMKMRHEEGFSINIQVLREYYAAQLPHMSLQPLVENALKHNLAARARPLLLEVSVENNRLVVKNNLQLKPFPEPGAGIGLSNLNDRFKILMGQELEVSSTGTAFLVRLPLKLL, encoded by the coding sequence ATGGAACTTCCGGTGAACAGAAAAGTAAAGCTGTATAGTGCCTTGTTCATTACGGCTGTTGTAAGTTTACCCCGGCTGTTGGCCATGAACAGGGGCGGCGTGCTGGCAAAACTGACGCCCTTTAACCCCTATCAATGGATCTTGCAGGTATCTATCAGCTTTGGATTTTGTTGGCTGCTCTTTTATCTGAATAGTAACAGATTACAAGATTTTAATAAACCCTGGCAGTTCAGAAAACATGGAGGTATCCTGTTATACAACCTTTTGGTGACCTTTGCATGTGCCTTGACTGCCGGGGTTTTTAGTCATTTACTGTTTCATCGTACGGGCGTTTACCGGCTGGATGGCTATATGTTCCGTCTCCTGTCTATTGCTTTTCTGATAGCCGTTGAATTGAAAATACTGGCTTCGGTATACCAGGTACAATTACGTGACCGCGAGAACGACTCACTGCGCCATGCCAATACCATGATGGAACTGGCTTTATTGAAAACGCAGCTTAATCCACATTTCTTCTTTAATGCACTGAGCAGTTTATCCGGCGTAGTACGGGAAGACCCTGGCAAAGCGCAACAATACATCGCTCACCTTTCCAGAATATTCCGTTATTCATTCAGTAAATCAAAGCAAAGCCTGGTAAACCTGGAGGAAGAACTAAATGAAATACACGCTTATGGTGAATTGATGAAAATGCGGCATGAAGAAGGTTTCAGCATCAATATCCAGGTGCTGCGTGAATATTATGCAGCGCAATTACCGCATATGTCATTACAACCCTTGGTAGAAAATGCATTGAAGCACAACCTTGCTGCCAGGGCCCGGCCACTTTTGTTGGAGGTAAGTGTGGAAAACAACCGGCTGGTAGTTAAAAACAACCTTCAATTAAAACCTTTTCCTGAGCCAGGCGCAGGCATAGGACTGAGCAACCTCAATGACCGGTTTAAAATACTGATGGGACAGGAATTGGAGGTAAGCAGTACGGGTACAGCCTTCCTCGTCAGGCTTCCATTGAAACTCCTGTAA
- a CDS encoding SusD/RagB family nutrient-binding outer membrane lipoprotein, with protein MKLYKCLSALALAAGIAGAGCKKFIDVNNNPNLATATNPTLVFTNALNVYAASLAGGGNVLGNYWGGYWAHSTSFASGTPEKTYSFTNGDFNYWAGILDNINDLQLVINTADAKEQSYLKGPAKVIKALRYQELTDVYGNVPYTDALKGIAVFQPKYDKAQDVYDSLIVLLDQAVADLKANPFPGAFQAGIYSIGSGHEAADWIKFANTVKLRILMRQSLARENYVKTEIQKILTEGSGFIGAGDDVLSQPGYTKTVGKLNPFYAAAGYDQNDAEVGGHQAFRISEYLIDTLKATNDTIRLKYIADVTPASRPATAPAFYQGSVDDYIGVPFGGEGADYLSANSSPVGPGRIIKGVAAAPQVIFTAAESLFLQAEAAQRLGIAGLGDAKTFYEQGIRESFRLLNAPADAANDLIAESASFNTAPDKTNAIVYQKWVALANFNGMEAWAEFRRNDFPAVPLSVNGGRTVNTRPVRLHYPLDEVNTNKTNVDAQGKIDVFTSRLFWDIR; from the coding sequence ATGAAACTATATAAATGTTTAAGTGCGCTGGCTTTAGCTGCGGGTATAGCCGGTGCAGGATGTAAGAAGTTCATTGATGTGAACAACAACCCTAATTTGGCTACAGCAACCAACCCCACATTGGTTTTTACCAATGCACTGAATGTATATGCCGCCTCTTTGGCCGGTGGGGGTAATGTCTTGGGTAATTACTGGGGTGGCTATTGGGCGCATTCCACCAGTTTTGCATCGGGCACGCCGGAGAAAACGTACAGCTTTACCAATGGCGACTTTAATTATTGGGCCGGCATATTGGATAATATTAATGACCTGCAACTGGTGATCAATACAGCCGATGCAAAAGAACAATCTTATCTGAAAGGACCGGCCAAAGTGATAAAAGCACTCCGCTATCAGGAATTGACCGACGTGTATGGTAATGTTCCTTATACGGATGCGCTAAAAGGGATTGCTGTTTTTCAACCTAAGTATGATAAGGCGCAGGATGTTTATGACTCCTTGATCGTATTGCTTGATCAAGCTGTTGCAGACCTGAAAGCGAATCCCTTTCCCGGCGCATTTCAGGCCGGTATTTATTCCATCGGTAGTGGGCACGAAGCTGCTGACTGGATCAAATTTGCCAATACGGTAAAATTGCGGATCCTGATGCGGCAAAGTCTGGCCCGGGAAAATTATGTAAAAACAGAAATACAGAAGATCCTTACGGAAGGCAGTGGTTTCATTGGTGCAGGGGATGATGTATTATCACAACCTGGCTATACCAAAACGGTCGGCAAGCTGAATCCGTTCTATGCTGCTGCGGGATATGACCAGAATGATGCTGAAGTAGGTGGACACCAGGCATTCCGTATCAGTGAATACCTGATCGATACACTAAAGGCTACCAATGATACCATACGACTGAAGTACATTGCTGATGTAACGCCTGCCAGCAGGCCGGCCACTGCTCCTGCTTTTTACCAGGGTAGTGTGGATGATTATATTGGCGTGCCATTCGGTGGTGAGGGAGCCGATTACCTGTCTGCTAACTCCTCACCCGTGGGGCCAGGCAGAATAATAAAAGGCGTAGCCGCAGCGCCACAGGTTATTTTTACGGCGGCAGAAAGCTTATTCCTGCAGGCAGAAGCAGCACAGCGGCTTGGTATTGCCGGTCTGGGTGATGCGAAAACTTTCTATGAACAAGGCATCCGGGAATCCTTCCGCCTGCTGAATGCACCGGCTGATGCAGCCAATGATCTTATTGCAGAAAGTGCCAGCTTTAACACTGCTCCCGATAAGACCAATGCAATTGTGTACCAGAAGTGGGTGGCGCTGGCCAACTTCAACGGAATGGAAGCCTGGGCCGAATTCCGCAGGAATGATTTTCCGGCTGTTCCACTCTCTGTTAACGGAGGCCGCACGGTAAACACCAGGCCCGTAAGGTTGCATTACCCGCTGGATGAAGTAAATACCAATAAAACGAATGTTGATGCTCAGGGTAAAATAGATGTCTTCACCAGCCGGTTATTCTGGGACATACGGTGA